GAGCGCCGGGTGATTCCGCCGCGGGCCGGCGGATGATCGCCGCCAGTCCGTACGCGCGCCTCCTGCAGATCCGCGAGGTGCGCCAACTGGTGATCTCCTCGGTGATCGGGCGCATTCCGGTCGGGCTCTCCACCCTGGCGCTGGTGCTGTTTCTGCAGAGTCAGGCCAGTTCGCTCGGTGCGGCCGGCGTCGCCGCCGCCTGCTACGTGCTCGGACTTGCCACCGTCGCCCCCTTGGTCGGTCGCGCCCTGGACCGCCTCGGCCCGCGCCGCGTGCTGCTGGCGTGCAACGCGCTGCATCCGCTGGCGATGGTCGGGCTGACCGTTATGGCCTGGTCAGGAGCGCAGCGCGGCTGGATCTTCGCCGCCGCCTTCGTGTCCGGCGCCTCGCTGCCGCCCATCACCGTCTGCGCGCGGGCGCTCTATCCGCGCCTGGTCAGCGACGCTGCCCTGCAAAGGACCGCGTACTCGCTCGACTCGGCGATCATCGAAACCGTCTTCATTCTCGGGCCGATGCTCGCCGCTGCGTTTGCCGCCGCGCACGCGCAGGTCGGCGCCATCTGGCTGTCAGCGGCGTGTGCGCTCGGCGGAGGTCTGCTCTTCGTCAACGCAGGGCCGGTACGCGCGTGGCATTCACTCGCGTCGGGATCCGCACCGGCGGCGGCAAGCCCGCTGCGCGACCGTCATCTGCGTGCGGTGTTTGCGGCGGCGATGCTTTTCGCCTTCGCCTTCGGCGCCTTCGAGATCGGGGTGGTCGGCCTCACCGCCGCGCACGAGGTTCCTGCGGCCGCCGGAGTGATCCTGGCGCTGGCGAGCGTGGGCAGCGTGCTCGGCGTTCTCGCCTACGGCGCGCGGTCGTGGCCACTCGATGCCGGCCGGCAATTCCTCGTGCTTCTGCTGCTGATGGCGGCCGGACTCGCCGGGCTGTCGGCGCTGGCGCTCTCTGCAACCGTGCCGGTCTTCGCGGCGGCGGTCGTTCCCGCGGCCGCGCCGATGGCACCCGTGATCGCGGCCAACTCGGTCCTGGTGCTGCGGATCGCGCCGAAGGAACGTGTCGCCGAAGCGTTCACGTGGGCTTCCACAGCGCTACTGGCGGGCATCAGCGCCGGCACCGCAACCGGCGGGACACTGGTCGAGCGCTACTCCCCTACCGCCGCCTTCCTGGCAGCGACGACATCGACCTTGCTCGCTGCCATGGTCGCGCATCCGGCGGCTCGATGCATCGCCCGCGCCGAGCCGAACGCGCGCCGTCCGTCGAGCACGGCTCAGGACTGAACCCATGGCAGACCGGCATGGCGCCAGCCGCCCACGGTGTTGCGGTGTCCGGTGGGATCCTTATCGCCCTCGAAGCCTTCGAGCACGTTGTAGATCTCGGTATAGCCGAGCTGCGTCGCGGCAACGGCCGCTGCGTTGGAGCGCACGCCGCTGCGGCACATGAACATCACCAGCGCTTCGGCGTCGACCTGCTGTCGCAATTGCTGCGCGAAGTGGGGGTTGGGCTGGCTGCCGGGATAAGTGACCCACTCCACTTCGACGGCCCCCGGAACGCGTCCCACCCAGTCGAGTTCGGCTCGCGTGCGCACGTCCACGAGGCGCGCGCCGGGGGCGTGCCGCAACACTTCATAGGCTTCCTTCGGCGTAAGCGCTCCGCTGTAGGGCAGGTTGAGCCGTTGCGCCCGATCCTGAGCGACGGCAAGGAGTTCTGAGAGCGTGGACATGAGTTTCTTCCCGGAAATTGCGTGCGAGGCAGGATCGAAAGTTTACTCTGCCCCCGCTCGATTGCGCGCCTCCGAGTGGTCGCGCCGGCAGCACATCGATGGTGCGTGACGAGCGAAAGCGCACTAAGATTGTGCCCGGAATCCTGTTCGCAGGCCCCAAAGGGATTATCAGACAAAGAATTGCGCCCGATTAGGGCGTGGCACACAAACTGCAGTTTGCGTGCCCTGTTTTTTTGCTCCCACACCCAGTACCCAACAAATCCACGGAGAGAAAGAGCCATGGCGGTTGCCGAGGTAATGAAGCTGATCAAGGACAACGAAGTCAAGTTCATAGATTTCCGTTTCACCGACACTCGCGGCAAGGAGCAGCACGTATCGGTTCCGGTCAAGGCATTCGACGAGAGCAAGTTTACCGACGGCCATGCGTTCGATGGTTCTTCCATCGCCGGCTGGAAGGGCATTCAGGCTTCCGACATGCTGCTCATGCCGGACCCGGATACCGCCAATCTCGATCCGTTCATGGACGAGCCGACCGTCATCATCACCTGCGACGTGCTCGACCCCGCCGACATGAAGGGCTACGACCGCGATCCGCGCTCGATCGCCAAGCGTGGCGAGGCCTACATCAAGCAGACCGGCATCGCCGACACCGCCTATTTCGGCCCGGAACCCGAGTTCTTCATTTTCGATTCCGTCACCTGGCACGTCGACATGCAGGGGTGTTCGGTGAAGATCGACTCGTCCGAGGCGCCCTGGAGCTCGCGCGCCGAGCGTGACGACGGCAACCTCGGACACCGCCCTGCCATCAAGGGTGGCTACTTCCCGGTGCCGCCGGTCGATTCGCTGCAGGACATCCGCTCGGCTATGTGTCTCGCGCTGGAGGAAATGGGCGTTGAGGTCGAAGTGCACCACCACGAAGTCGCCGCGCCCGGTCAGTGCGAGATCGGCACCAAGTTCTCGAGCCTGGTCAAGCGGGCGGACTGGAGCCAGATCATGAAGTACGTGATCCACAACGTGGCTCACTCCTACGGCAAGACCGTGACCTTCATGCCGAAGCCGATCGTGGGTGACAACGGCTCCGGCATGCACGTGCACCAGTCGCTCTGGAAAGGCGATCAGAATCTCTTTGCCGGCAACGGGTACGCCGGCCTGTCGGAACTCGCGCTGTACTACATCGGCGGCGTCATCAAACACGCGCGGGCGCTGAACGCGATCACCAACCCCGGCACCAACTCGTACAAGCGCCTCGTCCCCGGCTTCGAGGCGCCGATCAACCTCGCCTATTCGGCGCGCAACCGCTCGGCCTCCATCCGCATCCCGTACGTGGCGGGCCCGAAGGGTCGCCGCATCGAGGTGCGCTTCCCCGATCCCACCGCCAACCCGTATCTCGCCTTCACGGCGCTGATGATGGCGGGCATCGACGGCGTCCAGAACAAGATCCACCCGGGCGACCCGATCGACAAGAACCTGTACGATCTGCCGCCCGAGGAAGCGAGCAAGGTGCCGAGCGTCTGCTCCTCGCTCGAGATGGCGCTCGAATACCTCGACAAGGATCGTGACTTCCTCACCCGCGGCGGCGTATTCTCGGACGACATGATCGACGCCTACATCGAACTCAAGATGGAGGAGGTCACGCTGTTCCGCCAGACCACGCATCCGGTGGAGTTCCAGATGTACTACAGCCTGTGACCCCGCCAGCCGCAGCGCGGTGACAAGAAGGGCGGGAACCTCCCCGCCCTTTTTTGTTCCGGCCGATCGGCGCCTTTGCGCACACGAACATGCCGCACCGCACGCTCGTCAACGCCTGCGCGGTTCTCGTTCTGCTGCTCGCGCCGGTGAACGCACGCAGCGAGATCTACAAGTGCACGGACGACGAAGGCAACGTGAGCTACACGAACACGAAGCAGAAGGGGTGCATGGCGATGGACATCGGGCCGATCCGC
The Betaproteobacteria bacterium genome window above contains:
- a CDS encoding rhodanese-like domain-containing protein encodes the protein MSTLSELLAVAQDRAQRLNLPYSGALTPKEAYEVLRHAPGARLVDVRTRAELDWVGRVPGAVEVEWVTYPGSQPNPHFAQQLRQQVDAEALVMFMCRSGVRSNAAAVAATQLGYTEIYNVLEGFEGDKDPTGHRNTVGGWRHAGLPWVQS
- a CDS encoding MFS transporter, giving the protein MIAASPYARLLQIREVRQLVISSVIGRIPVGLSTLALVLFLQSQASSLGAAGVAAACYVLGLATVAPLVGRALDRLGPRRVLLACNALHPLAMVGLTVMAWSGAQRGWIFAAAFVSGASLPPITVCARALYPRLVSDAALQRTAYSLDSAIIETVFILGPMLAAAFAAAHAQVGAIWLSAACALGGGLLFVNAGPVRAWHSLASGSAPAAASPLRDRHLRAVFAAAMLFAFAFGAFEIGVVGLTAAHEVPAAAGVILALASVGSVLGVLAYGARSWPLDAGRQFLVLLLLMAAGLAGLSALALSATVPVFAAAVVPAAAPMAPVIAANSVLVLRIAPKERVAEAFTWASTALLAGISAGTATGGTLVERYSPTAAFLAATTSTLLAAMVAHPAARCIARAEPNARRPSSTAQD
- the glnA gene encoding type I glutamate--ammonia ligase, producing the protein MAVAEVMKLIKDNEVKFIDFRFTDTRGKEQHVSVPVKAFDESKFTDGHAFDGSSIAGWKGIQASDMLLMPDPDTANLDPFMDEPTVIITCDVLDPADMKGYDRDPRSIAKRGEAYIKQTGIADTAYFGPEPEFFIFDSVTWHVDMQGCSVKIDSSEAPWSSRAERDDGNLGHRPAIKGGYFPVPPVDSLQDIRSAMCLALEEMGVEVEVHHHEVAAPGQCEIGTKFSSLVKRADWSQIMKYVIHNVAHSYGKTVTFMPKPIVGDNGSGMHVHQSLWKGDQNLFAGNGYAGLSELALYYIGGVIKHARALNAITNPGTNSYKRLVPGFEAPINLAYSARNRSASIRIPYVAGPKGRRIEVRFPDPTANPYLAFTALMMAGIDGVQNKIHPGDPIDKNLYDLPPEEASKVPSVCSSLEMALEYLDKDRDFLTRGGVFSDDMIDAYIELKMEEVTLFRQTTHPVEFQMYYSL